A single genomic interval of Prionailurus viverrinus isolate Anna chromosome A2, UM_Priviv_1.0, whole genome shotgun sequence harbors:
- the FAM221A gene encoding protein FAM221A: MERLTLPSGGAAVVDEYLEYRRIVGEDDGGKHFTPEEYEEYKKKVLPMRLQNRLFVSWRSPTGMDCKLVGPETLCFCTHRYKQHKTDFETIPQQRPISLPCRVTGCLCRAYLYVPLNGAQPIRCRCKHFADQHRAAPGFMCNACSKCSGFHSCFTCACGQPAYAHDTVVETKQERLAQGKQVGQDVPYAAMGGLTGFSSLAEGYMRLDDSGIGAPSMEFLDSPVTAMDHPFLKAFQASSSSSPETLTDVGTSGQISSLKRPEEDDMAFFERRYQERIKMEKVAKQKGKALLPSSTKPS, translated from the exons AATTGTTGGTGAGGACGATGGAGGGAAACATTTTACTCCTGAAGAAtatgaagaatacaaaaaaaaagtattaccgATGCGCTTACAAAACAGATTATTTGTGAGCTGGCGATCACCAACTGGAATGGATTGTAAACTTGTGGGTCCAGAGACACTGTGTTTTTGTACACATAG gtataaACAACATAAAACTGACTTTGAAACGATTCCACAGCAGCGCCCTATTAGTCTCCCTTGCCGAGTGACTGGCTGCCTGTGCAGGGCTTACCTTTATGTCCCTCTCAATGGTGCGCAGCCCATTCGCTGCAGGTGCAAGCACTTTGCCGATCAGCACAGGGCTGCGCCTGGCTTTATGTGCAATGCCT GTTCCAAGTGTTCAGGATTCCATAGTTGCTTCACTTGTGCTTGTGGTCAGCCTGCATATGCTCATGACACAGTAGTGGAAACTAAGCAAGAAAGACTTGCTCAGGGAAAACAAGTGGGACAGGATGTCCCTTATGCAGCAATGGGAGGTTTGACTGGCTTCAGCTCACTGGCAGAAGGCTACATGCGATTAGATGACAGTGGGATTG GTGCACCTTCAATGGAATTTTTAGACTCTCCAGTTACAGCCATGGACCACCCATTTCTGAAAGCATTTCAAGCATCATCTAGTTCTTCTCCAGAAACACTAACAGAtg tagGTACAAGTGGTCAAATTTCTTCCTTAAAGAGACCTGAAGAGGATGATATGGCTTTCTTTGAAAGACGATACCAAGAAAGG ataaaaatggaaaaggttgctaagcagaaaggaaaagcacTGTTGCCATCAAGTACAAAACCTTCATGA